A single genomic interval of Orcinus orca chromosome 19, mOrcOrc1.1, whole genome shotgun sequence harbors:
- the SLC16A13 gene encoding monocarboxylate transporter 13 isoform X3, translating into MAGGILAALGMLLAAFATSLTHLYLSIGLLSGSGWALTFTPTLACLSRYFSRRRSLATGLALTGVGLSSFAFAPLFQWLLSQYAWRGALLLVSALSLHLVACGALLRPLSLAEDPVVGGPGAQLANLLHHGPFLRYTVALTLINTGYFIPYVHLVAHLRDLDWDPLPAAFLLSVAAISDPVGRVASGWLGDAVPGPVARLLMLWTTLTGVILALYPAAQAPTALVALTVAYGFTSGALTPVAFSVLPELVGTGKIYCGLGLVQMVESIGGLLGAPLSGYLRDVTGTYTASFVVAGAFLLAGSGVLITLPHFFCLSAPTSKPQDPVTEALDTKVPLPREGLGED; encoded by the exons GATCTGGCTGGGCCTTGACCTTCACTCCCACCCTGGCCTGCCTGTCCCGTTACTTCTCTCGTCGGCGATCCCTGGCCACTGGGCTAGCACTGACGGGCGTGGGCCTCTCCTCCTTTGCTTTTGCTCCACTCTTCCAATGGCTGCTCAGCCAGTACGCCTGGCGGGGGGCCCTGCTGCTGGTGTCTGCCCTCTCCCTCCACTTGGTGGCCTGTGGTGCTCTTCTCCGCCCACTCTCCCTGGCCGAGGACCCTGTCGTGGGTGGCCCTGGGGCCCAACTTGCCAACCTTCTCcatcatggccccttcctccgtTACACCGTTGCCCTCACCCTGATCAACACTGGCTACTTCATTCCCTACGTGCACCTGGTGGCCCATCTTCGGGACCTAGATTGGGACCCACTGCCTGCTGCCTTCCTGCTCTCAGTGGCGGCTATTTCTGACCCTGTGGGGCGTGTGGCTTCTGGGTGGCTAGGGGATGCAGTCCCAGGGCCTGTGGCAAGACTCCTGATGCTCTGGACCACCCTGACTGGGGTGATACTGGCCCTGTACCCTGCGGCTCAGGCTCCCACAGCCCTGGTGGCTCTGACTGTGGCCTATGGCTTCACATCAGGGGCCCTGACCCCAGTGGCCTTCTCCGTGCTGCCTGAACTGGTGGGAactggaaagatatactgtggcCTGGGACTGGTGCAGATGGTAGAAAGCATCGGGGGGCTGCTGGGGGCTCCTCTATCAG GCTACCTCCGGGATGTGACAGGCACCTACACAGCTTCTTTTGTGGTGGCTGGGGCCTTCCTTCTTGCAGGGAGTGGAGTTCTCATCACTCTGCCCCACTTCTTCTGCTTGTCAGCTCCTACCTCCAAGCCCCAGGACCCTGTAACAGAGGCACTGGATACCAAAGTCCCCCtgcccagggaggggctgggagaggactgA